The region AGCCCGGCGGCCGCCAATTGCTGTTCGATAAAGGGCCGGTATTGCCAACTGCGATCAAGGCCGGCCTGGAAGTTTTTCGGGTACCGGCGTTTGATGTCCTCGATCTCCGCAATGACGCGCTGTTGCGCAATGACGTTGCCGATGAAAAGCTCGCCGCGCCCGGTGCGGTTGGCGAGTTCCTTGTTGAACTCCGGGTGATCGCGCTCAAACAGGTCGGCCGATTCAGGGTTCGAACTGAGAATGCGCTCGAACTCGTCCCGAAGCCCGCTGAATACCGCCGGATTCAGGTCCGCGTCGCTCATGTACTGCAACATGCGGCTGTAATGGAGCAAAGCGGCTTTTTGGTCCCCGAGGCGCTGGGCCTCGTTGCCCTTGGCCCATTCCTCGTTTGCCGCGCGCAACAGGTCGGATGCGTTTTTCGCGGTGGCGGGGCCGAGTTCCTGGGAGCCAACCTTCGCGGTCGGCACCGGGCTGAATTGGTGGACTTTGTTTTGGGTGGTGGAACACCCCGATGCGAGGGCGAGCGCTACAAGAAGGCCCCCGCAGGAAATCCTGCGCGTGTAGAAAGACACTGGGCAGCGGTCTCCTGTCGTTGTCGATTGCTCCAAAGACTGGGGAGAGGTCACCCCGTTCCCAGCGTAGTGTATGTATCTACGTCTAGCGTGTCAAGCGAAAGGCAGTACTATATCTGGGGTTAGAACCGATGCCCGAATCCGTCAGCCGCCGAACCCCGTCCCGGCTATCTCGGCGCCTTAATACGATAGATGTTGGATACGGTTTCACTCACCTTGTGGGTGTAGTAGATGTAGCCCCCGATACTCCAGCACGGTTGGGTCTCGTCGGCGCTATCAAAGGTGAGCTGCCGCTGGTTGCCGCCGTCGGAGTCCATCACCCAAATGTCGTAGTTCCCGGTGCGTTTGGACGCGAACACGATGCGCCGGCCGTCAGGGGAGTAGAACGGATCGGTGTCGTCCTTGTCGTCCGTTGTGAGCTGGGTCTGCGAAGAGCCTTCCCTCGTCATCGTCCAGATGTCGTCGTTTTTCGTCCGGTGCGACACGAAGGCAATGCGCGAACCGTTCGGCGAAAACCGGGGCTGGTCGCCTTCGGCAAGGACCACCGCGTTCGTCGACGCCGGGAGGGAATCCGAGAGCACCACCTGCATCTTGCGATTAATGACGCTTTTCGTGGCGGCGCGCGCGTAGAGCAGCCCGCGGCGGTCGCTCGGGTAGCTGGGGTACTCCTCGAGCAACGGCGAGTCGGTGAGTTGCAGGAAACCCGACGACCCGTCGTGGCTGGTTTCATAGATATCGCTCTTACCCGTCCGGTCCGATCCGAAGACGACCTTCTTGCCGTCCGCCGACCAATTTGGGTACCGGTCG is a window of Candidatus Hydrogenedentota bacterium DNA encoding:
- a CDS encoding PD40 domain-containing protein, whose protein sequence is MRTLRLLACFALITTSALSQEDRTQITTGSQRDVDPMISPDGNSLAFASNRTGHFNIFVFSYKTAGTLQLTQSDKDDRYPNWSADGKKVVFGSDRTGKSDIYETSHDGSSGFLQLTDSPLLEEYPSYPSDRRGLLYARAATKSVINRKMQVVLSDSLPASTNAVVLAEGDQPRFSPNGSRIAFVSHRTKNDDIWTMTREGSSQTQLTTDDKDDTDPFYSPDGRRIVFASKRTGNYDIWVMDSDGGNQRQLTFDSADETQPCWSIGGYIYYTHKVSETVSNIYRIKAPR